The Humulus lupulus chromosome 4, drHumLupu1.1, whole genome shotgun sequence genome has a window encoding:
- the LOC133832525 gene encoding uncharacterized mitochondrial protein AtMg00810-like, which produces MSMVLSLSTKRDLWTKASTNKQDIYMIQPPGFINSSSPTKVCKLHKALYGLKQAPRAWFEKLSNALTGFGFVSAKVDHSLFIRATFTHTTYVLVYVDDILVVGSSDKLVTSLVHDLSHAFALKDLGVVDYFLGIQVLQTSDGILLSQRKYLQDLLCKAEMEGVKTQSTPMNSGLRLSSYGSDPVLDPTLYWCIVGGLQYATITQPDLAYSVNKVCQFMHSPLQSHWVAIKRILRYLAGTLDFGLHLRPTATLSLEAFYDADWASDPDDRRSTTTFCVYLGDNLIAWQSKKQSTISRSSTEAEFHSLATVVSEISWIQSLLTELHVFVVGLPSIWCDNLSFVMLAANPVLHVWDKVLQRQIQVHHVPADHQIADCLTKPISSSHFSLLRDKLSVVSASTLSLRGAVRDN; this is translated from the exons ATGTCGATGGTTCTATCTCTAAGTACAAAGCGAGACTTGTGGACAAAGGCTTCCACCAACAAACAG GACATTTACATGATTCAACCACCAGGGTTCATAAATTCATCCTCTCCAACCAAGGTGTGCAAACTTCACAAAGCTttatatggattaaagcaagcaccaAGAGCATGGTTTGAAAAGCTGTCTAATGCTCTCACTGGTTTTGGTTTTGTCTCAGCTAAAGTAGACCACTCCTTGTTTATTCGTGCTACTTTTACTCATACCACTTATGTCctggtttatgttgatgacattttggtgGTTGGCAGCAGTGATAAACTGGTTACTTCTTTGGTTCATGATCTCAGTCATGCATTTGCCTTAAAGGATCTTGGTGTTGTTGACTATTTCTTGGGTATCCAGGTCCTTCAGACATCAGATGGTATACTCTTATCTCAAAGAAAATATTTGCAAGATCTCCTTTGTAAAGCTGAAATGGAAGGTGTTAAAACTCAAAGTACTCCTATGAATAGTGGTCTTCGTCTCTCATCCTATGGTAGTGATCCGGTTCTTGATCCTACGCTTTATTGGTGTATTGTAGGTGGTTTACAGTATGCTACGATTACTCAACCTGATCTTGCTTATAGTGTTAACAAGGTCTGCCAGTTTATGCATTCTCCCCTGCAATCTCATTGGGTTGCTATCAAAAGAATTTTAAGGTACTTGGCTGGTACCTTAGATTTTGGCTTACACTTGCGTCCAACTGCAACTCTGTCCTTAGAAGCTTTCTAtgatgctgattgggcatctGATCCTGATGATAGGCGTTCCACTACTACGTTCTGTGTCTATCTTGGTGACAACCTTATTGCTTGGCAATCCAAGAAGCAGAGTACCATATCTCGTTCCTCCACAGAAGCAGAATTTCATAGCCTTGCTACTGTTGTGTCTGAAATTTCTTGGATTCAGTCACTCCTTACGGAGTTACATGTTTTTGTGGTTGGTCTTCCTTCTATTTGGTGTGACAATCTCAGTTTTGTCATGTTGGCTGCTAATCCAGTTCTTCATGTATGGGACAAAGTGCTTCAAAGACAGATTCAAGTGCATCATGTACCAGCTGACCATCAAATTGCTGACTGTTTAACAAAGCCTATCTCCAGCTCCCATTTTTCCTTGCTTAGAGACAAACTAAGTGTTGTCTCAGCCTCCACACTTAGTTTGAGGGGGGCTGTCAGAGATAATTAG